From one Suricata suricatta isolate VVHF042 chromosome 8, meerkat_22Aug2017_6uvM2_HiC, whole genome shotgun sequence genomic stretch:
- the ZC3H12A gene encoding endoribonuclease ZC3H12A isoform X2 — translation MPPDDPLGRHGPSLDNFLRKKPLTAEHRKQPCPYGRKCTYGIKCRFFHPERPSRPQRSVADELRASALLPPSRAPSKDKGGRRPSPSAQPGSRPAEHEQGSLDGKKPGAQASPGLPREGPTQTFAPAGRSLPPSGRSGSSFGPADWFPQTQDSLPYSSQECLDSGIGSLESQMSELWGVRGGGPGDAGPPRGPYAGYGPYGAELPAATTFPTFGRAMGAGHFSVPADYAPPPAAFPPREYWSEPYQLPPPTPVLPERPVPGPGADRGPWAGAGSLAKERASVYTKLCGVFPPHLVEAVMGRFPQLLDPQRLAAEILSYQPGHPSE, via the exons ATGCCCCCCGATGACCCCTTGGGCCGTCACGGGCCAAGCCTGGACAACTTCCTGCGGAAGAAGCCGCTCACGGCCGAGCACCGGAAGCAGCCGTGTCCCTATG GGAGGAAGTGCACCTATGGGATCAAGTGCCGGTTCTTCCACCCAGAGCGGCCCAGCCGCCCCCAGCGATCTGTGGCTGATGAGCTCCGTGCCAGTGCCCTCCTTCCACCCTCGAGGGCCCCGAGCAAGGACAAAGGTGGCCGGCGGCCTTCACCTTCGGCCCAGCCCGGCTCTCGGccagcagagcatgagcagggcagccTGGATGGGAAGAAGCCGGGAGCCCAGGCATCACCGGGGCTGCCCCGAGAGGGTCCAACGCAGACCTTCGCCCCAGCGGGCAGGAGCCTTCCACCCAGCGGGCGCAGTGGCAGCAGCTTTGGGCCTGCAGACTGGTTCCCGCAGACGCAGGATTCTCTCCCGTACTCCTCCCAGGAGTGCCTGGACTCAGGCATCGGCTCCCTGGAGAGCCAGATGTCAGAACTATGGGGGGTTCGAGGAGGTGGCCCTGGAGATGCTGGCCCACCTCGGGGCCCTTATGCCGGCTATGGCCCTTATGGGGCCGAGCTCCCTGCAGCTACAACCTTCCCGACCTTCGGACGGGCCATGGGTGCTGGCCACTTCAGTGTCCCTGCTGACTACGCCCCGCCACCAGCTGCCTTCCCACCCCGAGAGTACTGGTCCGAGCCCTACCAGCTGCCCCCACCCACGCCGGTCCTGCCCGAGCGGCCAGTGCCAGGTCCCGGGGCTGACCGAGGCCCATGGGCGGGGGCTGGGAGCCTAGCCAAGGAGCGAGCCAGTGTGTACACCAAGCTGTGCGGGGTTTTCCCCCCACACCTGGTGGAGGCCGTCATGGGACGCTTCCCGCAGCTCCTGGACCCACAGCGGCTGGCGGCTGAGATTCTTTCTTACCAGCCCGGGCACCCCAGTGAGTGA
- the ZC3H12A gene encoding endoribonuclease ZC3H12A isoform X1 gives MSLWELDRCSSQGTPKPVQEPSTEEASAVELQMKVDFFRKLGYSSAEIHSVLQKLGVQADTNTVLGELVKHGSATERERQASPDPCTQLPLVPRGGGTPKAPTLEPSPPEENKEGSDLRPVVIDGSNVAMSHGNKEVFSCRGILLAVNWFLERGHTDITVFVPSWRKEQPRPDVPITDQHILRELEKKKILVFTPSRRVGGKRVVCYDDRFIVKLAYESDGVVVSNDTYRDLQSERQEWKRFIEERLLMYSFVNDKFMPPDDPLGRHGPSLDNFLRKKPLTAEHRKQPCPYGRKCTYGIKCRFFHPERPSRPQRSVADELRASALLPPSRAPSKDKGGRRPSPSAQPGSRPAEHEQGSLDGKKPGAQASPGLPREGPTQTFAPAGRSLPPSGRSGSSFGPADWFPQTQDSLPYSSQECLDSGIGSLESQMSELWGVRGGGPGDAGPPRGPYAGYGPYGAELPAATTFPTFGRAMGAGHFSVPADYAPPPAAFPPREYWSEPYQLPPPTPVLPERPVPGPGADRGPWAGAGSLAKERASVYTKLCGVFPPHLVEAVMGRFPQLLDPQRLAAEILSYQPGHPSE, from the exons ATGAGTCTGTGGGAACTTGACAGGTGCAGCTCCCAAGGTACCCCCAAGCCGGTTCAGGAGCCCAGCACTGAGGAGGCATCAGCTGTGGAGCTGCAGATGAAGGTTGATTTCTTCCGGAAGCTAGGCTACTCATCTGCTGAGATCCACAGTGTCCTGCAGAAACTGGGGGTGCAGGCCGACACCAACACGGTGCTGGGCGAGCTGGTCAAACATGGGTCAGCAACCGAGCGGGAGCGCCAGGCCTCTCCGGACCCCTGCACTCAGCTCCCCCTGGTCCCTCGTGGTGGGGGCACCCCCAAGGCTCCCACCCTGGAGCCCTCGCCCCCAGAGGAGAACAAGGAAGGCAGTGACCTAAGGCCTGTGGTCATCGATGGGAGCAATGTGGCCATGAG CCACGGGAATAAGGAGGTGTTCTCCTGCCGGGGCATCCTTCTCGCTGTGAACTGGTTTCTGGAGCGGGGCCACACAGACATCACAGTCTTCGTGCCATCCTGGAGGAAGGAGCAGCCTCGACCCGATGTGCCCATCACAG ACCAGCACATTCTGCGAGAGCTGGAGAAGAAGAAGATCCTGGTGTTCACCCCGTCGCGCCGCGTGGGCGGCAAGCGCGTGGTGTGCTACGATGACCGATTCATCGTGAAGCTGGCTTACGAGTCCGATGGGGTTGTGGTCTCCAACGACACGTACCGGGACCTCCAGAGTGAGCGGCAGGAGTGGAAGCGCTTCATCGAGGAGCGGCTGCTCATGTACTCCTTCGTCAACGACAA GTTCATGCCCCCCGATGACCCCTTGGGCCGTCACGGGCCAAGCCTGGACAACTTCCTGCGGAAGAAGCCGCTCACGGCCGAGCACCGGAAGCAGCCGTGTCCCTATG GGAGGAAGTGCACCTATGGGATCAAGTGCCGGTTCTTCCACCCAGAGCGGCCCAGCCGCCCCCAGCGATCTGTGGCTGATGAGCTCCGTGCCAGTGCCCTCCTTCCACCCTCGAGGGCCCCGAGCAAGGACAAAGGTGGCCGGCGGCCTTCACCTTCGGCCCAGCCCGGCTCTCGGccagcagagcatgagcagggcagccTGGATGGGAAGAAGCCGGGAGCCCAGGCATCACCGGGGCTGCCCCGAGAGGGTCCAACGCAGACCTTCGCCCCAGCGGGCAGGAGCCTTCCACCCAGCGGGCGCAGTGGCAGCAGCTTTGGGCCTGCAGACTGGTTCCCGCAGACGCAGGATTCTCTCCCGTACTCCTCCCAGGAGTGCCTGGACTCAGGCATCGGCTCCCTGGAGAGCCAGATGTCAGAACTATGGGGGGTTCGAGGAGGTGGCCCTGGAGATGCTGGCCCACCTCGGGGCCCTTATGCCGGCTATGGCCCTTATGGGGCCGAGCTCCCTGCAGCTACAACCTTCCCGACCTTCGGACGGGCCATGGGTGCTGGCCACTTCAGTGTCCCTGCTGACTACGCCCCGCCACCAGCTGCCTTCCCACCCCGAGAGTACTGGTCCGAGCCCTACCAGCTGCCCCCACCCACGCCGGTCCTGCCCGAGCGGCCAGTGCCAGGTCCCGGGGCTGACCGAGGCCCATGGGCGGGGGCTGGGAGCCTAGCCAAGGAGCGAGCCAGTGTGTACACCAAGCTGTGCGGGGTTTTCCCCCCACACCTGGTGGAGGCCGTCATGGGACGCTTCCCGCAGCTCCTGGACCCACAGCGGCTGGCGGCTGAGATTCTTTCTTACCAGCCCGGGCACCCCAGTGAGTGA